A window from Anser cygnoides isolate HZ-2024a breed goose chromosome 1, Taihu_goose_T2T_genome, whole genome shotgun sequence encodes these proteins:
- the LRTM2 gene encoding leucine-rich repeat and transmembrane domain-containing protein 2, translating into MLPATAGHRWRSRFLMRWQEACLLGCWLSLCAAESFFACPSSCKCNSGNLEVDCSGLGLSSIPSDIPTNTRTFLFLNNKLSILPGPVFSNLSALQRLDLSNNFLDQLPQNIFSDLGNLTELQLRNNSIRALDKDLLQHTALLRQLDLSINGLAQIPSGLFDDLPALRSLSLRSNRLQSLDRVTFEPLTSLQQLQVGDNPWECDCNLRDFKHWMEWFSYRGGKIDQLACTLPKELKGKDMRMVPMEMFNYCSQLDDENSSTVLDNTGPPCTKGSPTPSKSKSGPEPEVEPSVGCPQKQRYRPVSVRRAIGTVIIAGVVCGIVCIMMVVAAAYGCIYASLMAKYHRELKKRQPLMGDTEGEHEEQKQISSVA; encoded by the exons TGCTCGGCTGCTGGCTGTCGCTGTGTGCTGCAGAGTCCTTCTTTGCTTGCCCTTCCTCCTGCAAGTGTAACAGCGGTAACCTGGAAGTGGACTGTAGTGGCTTGGgcctctcctccatcccctcAGACATCCCCACAAACACCAGGACCTTCCTCTTTCTCAACAACAAACTCAGCATCCTGCCGGGACCGGTGTTTTCCAAcctctctgccctgcagaggCTGGACCTATCCAACAACTTCTTGGACCAGCTCCCTCAGAACATCTTCAGTGACCTGGGGAACCTGACGGAGCTGCAGCTGAGGAACAACAGCATCCGGGCCTTGGACAAGGACCTGCTACAGCATACGGCCCTGCTGCGCCAGCTGGATCTCTCCATCAACGGCTTGGCCCAGATACCCTCGGGCCTCTTCGATGACCTGCCCGCTCTCCGCTCCCTCTCCCTCAGGTCGAACCGCCTGCAGAGCCTGGACAGGGTGACCTTTGAGCCACTgaccagcctgcagcagctccaagTTGGGGATAACCCCTGGGAATGCGACTGCAATCTCCGAGACTTCAAGCACTGGATGGAGTGGTTCTCCTACCGAG GTGGGAAAATCGACCAGCTGGCATGTACCCTGCCCAAGGAGCTGAAAGGGAAGGATATGCGAATGGTGCCCATGGAGATGTTTAACTACTGCTCACAGCTGGATGATGAGAACAGCTCTACTGTGCTGGACAATACTGGCCCACCCTGCACAAAAGGAAGCCCAACTCCTTCCAAATCTAAATCGGGCCCAGAACCAGAGGTGGAGCCCAGTGTGGGATGCCCTCAGAAACAGAGATATAGGCCTGTGAGCGTGCGCCGAGCTATTGGCACTGTGATCATCGCAGGCGTGGTTTGTGGCATTGTTTGCATCATGATGGTGGTGGCAGCTGCTTACGGTTGCATCTATGCCTCCCTCATGGCCAAGTATCACCGGGAGCTGAAGAAGAGGCAGCCGCTGATGGGTGACACAGAGGGGGAACATGAAGAGCAAAAACAAATCTCTTCTGTGGCATGA